In a single window of the Chondrocystis sp. NIES-4102 genome:
- a CDS encoding ABC transporter-related protein: MTQEWAIATYGLTKRFEGHIAVNEVDLRIKSGEVYGLIGPNGAGKTTLIRMLAAAEEPTTGEIYINGDRLLRDDSNPLLKKRLGYLPDDFPLYNDLTVWDYLEYFARLYDLKSPLRRRRLVEVLELVQLENKRHSIISTLSRGMKQRLSLARTIIHEPLLLLLDEPVSGLDPLARQQFRQIIKVLQEAGMTILISSHVLSDLAELCTSIGIMELGFLVESASLSQLYKRLARQQIIIKTLDKMEILQQQLSQNPLVAGWEMLPHSNCLKVNFTGTESDCAELLRSLVLADISLTEFHCSQEDLETIFLNLGHQQAS; the protein is encoded by the coding sequence ATGACTCAAGAATGGGCGATCGCTACCTATGGTTTAACTAAAAGATTTGAAGGGCATATTGCAGTTAATGAAGTTGATTTGCGCATTAAAAGTGGTGAGGTTTATGGTTTAATTGGGCCCAACGGTGCAGGCAAAACCACTCTAATTAGAATGTTGGCAGCAGCCGAAGAACCAACCACAGGAGAAATATACATCAATGGCGATCGCTTACTGAGGGATGATTCTAATCCTTTACTTAAAAAGCGTTTGGGTTATCTTCCCGATGATTTTCCCCTTTACAATGATTTAACTGTCTGGGATTATTTAGAGTATTTTGCCCGTCTATATGATTTAAAGTCCCCTTTGCGTCGTCGTCGCCTGGTGGAAGTCTTAGAGTTAGTGCAGTTGGAAAACAAACGTCACAGTATTATTTCTACTCTCTCACGAGGGATGAAACAAAGGTTAAGTTTAGCACGCACTATTATTCACGAACCTTTGCTATTACTCTTAGATGAACCTGTATCGGGTTTAGATCCCCTAGCAAGACAACAGTTTCGTCAGATAATTAAAGTTTTGCAAGAAGCAGGAATGACTATTTTAATTTCTTCTCATGTTCTTAGCGACTTAGCAGAACTCTGTACATCTATTGGCATAATGGAATTGGGCTTTTTAGTTGAGAGTGCATCTTTAAGTCAATTATATAAACGGCTAGCTCGTCAACAGATAATTATCAAGACTTTGGATAAAATGGAGATATTGCAACAGCAACTCAGTCAAAACCCTCTAGTAGCAGGATGGGAGATGCTACCCCATAGCAATTGTCTTAAGGTTAATTTTACTGGCACAGAGTCCGATTGTGCCGAACTGTTGCGATCGCTAGTTCTTGCGGATATTTCACTTACTGAATTTCACTGTAGTCAAGAAGATTTAGAAACTATTTTTCTTAATTTAGGACATCAACAAGCTTCTTAG
- a CDS encoding pilin polypeptide, which translates to MNKVFTAKLLNNLRNKKGEKGFTLIELLVVVIIIGVLAAVALPNLLGQVAKGRQSEAKNNLGAINRSQQAHRLETGLFGVIQPANVAAPVALLPVGITGDNYTYTDLVAAPDAIQASQGATAVAAFENDILDYTAAVNQQNDGTFVGIICQSDAVDGSTGPIGATAGTATTDPSCGTGSTAL; encoded by the coding sequence ATGAATAAGGTATTTACTGCAAAATTATTAAACAATTTACGTAACAAAAAAGGCGAAAAAGGTTTCACATTAATTGAATTATTAGTAGTTGTAATTATCATCGGTGTGTTAGCTGCGGTTGCCTTACCTAACTTACTAGGTCAAGTTGCCAAAGGTAGACAATCAGAAGCAAAGAATAACCTTGGTGCAATTAACCGTTCACAACAAGCCCATCGTTTAGAAACAGGTCTATTTGGTGTAATTCAGCCTGCTAACGTTGCTGCTCCAGTTGCTTTATTACCTGTAGGAATCACAGGTGATAACTATACCTACACTGATTTGGTTGCTGCCCCCGATGCTATTCAAGCTTCTCAAGGTGCTACAGCAGTTGCTGCTTTTGAAAACGATATTTTAGACTATACAGCTGCTGTGAATCAACAAAATGACGGTACATTTGTAGGAATAATCTGCCAAAGTGATGCAGTTGATGGTAGTACTGGTCCTATTGGAGCTACTGCTGGTACAGCAACTACTGATCCTAGTTGTGGAACAGGTTCTACAGCATTATAA
- a CDS encoding pilin polypeptide has protein sequence MLKAKLIFRYLKITNTKKNKGFTLIELLVVVIIIGILSTVALPSLVRQVEKSRQTEAKIALGNINRSQQANRFEFGTFTTINQLPIKLMGKYYTYADVGTPDAFQAVHTATVITQFENDLKDYSSAVGQIASGAYKGIVCEQNNIDGTTAPIPATVSAGIPSCSTGTTLIF, from the coding sequence ATGCTTAAAGCTAAATTAATATTTAGATATTTAAAGATTACTAATACCAAAAAAAACAAAGGTTTTACCTTAATAGAATTACTGGTTGTTGTAATTATTATTGGTATTTTATCAACAGTTGCTTTACCATCTTTAGTTAGGCAGGTAGAAAAAAGTCGGCAAACAGAAGCTAAAATAGCTCTTGGTAATATTAATAGATCACAACAAGCTAATCGGTTTGAATTTGGAACTTTTACGACTATAAATCAACTACCCATTAAATTAATGGGAAAATATTATACTTACGCTGATGTTGGTACACCTGATGCTTTTCAAGCAGTCCATACGGCTACAGTCATAACTCAGTTTGAAAATGACCTCAAAGATTATTCCTCTGCTGTTGGTCAGATTGCATCAGGTGCTTATAAAGGTATTGTTTGCGAGCAAAATAATATAGATGGTACAACTGCTCCCATTCCCGCTACTGTAAGTGCTGGTATTCCTAGTTGTAGCACTGGGACGACTCTCATTTTTTAA